The Myxococcus virescens genome window below encodes:
- a CDS encoding DUF6900 domain-containing protein yields the protein MTDTPEARSASEEQDIPPSRDAALERIANRHMGFDTLRTRIGPIDFREVAVWEVKDALEAAYQAGLDAAGSTRVAAPNQPKSPRNPSAQ from the coding sequence ATGACAGACACCCCCGAGGCGCGTAGCGCCTCCGAAGAGCAGGACATCCCCCCATCGCGCGATGCAGCGCTTGAGAGAATCGCCAACAGGCACATGGGCTTCGACACGCTGCGGACGCGCATCGGCCCCATCGACTTCCGCGAAGTCGCGGTGTGGGAAGTGAAGGATGCCCTCGAAGCGGCCTACCAAGCTGGGCTCGACGCAGCCGGCAGCACTCGCGTTGCCGCCCCGAATCAGCCCAAGAGCCCTCGCAATCCCAGCGCACAATGA
- a CDS encoding DUF6900 domain-containing protein, with protein MTPRKPHTASSAKPARAPEATLERIASEALNIETLKTRNSDSLDFHDVAVWRLKEALEAAYLAGLSAASNTRSK; from the coding sequence ATGACACCCCGCAAGCCACACACCGCCAGCTCCGCGAAGCCTGCCCGGGCACCCGAGGCAACCCTCGAACGCATAGCAAGCGAAGCACTCAACATTGAAACCTTGAAGACACGCAACAGCGACAGCCTCGACTTTCACGACGTGGCGGTATGGCGACTGAAGGAGGCTCTCGAAGCCGCCTATCTGGCCGGCCTGAGCGCCGCCAGCAACACCCGCAGCAAGTAG